From Ndongobacter massiliensis:
GAGTGCACCGCCCAAAGAGTCGCGTTTCTCGTAGAGTTTTACTGCAAAACCGCGATCAGAAAGCGTAATTGCCGCCTGCATGCCGGCGGGACCGCCCCCGATAACGACAACCTTTCTTCCCTCTCCGCAAGGATTGAGGTCCGTATAAATATCTTCCCGACCAAGACGCGGATTGAGTGCACATTTTAAACGGTGCAACGCATTAACTTCCTTGAAACAGTACAAGCAGCCAATACATTTACAGATTTCATCATCCTGATCCTGATAGGCTTTATTACCGAATTCCGGATCAACGAGCTGCGCCCGCGCCAGGGCGATAAAGTCACAGGCTCCGGCTTCAAGCATTTTTTCTGCGACACTCGGGCGTTTGATATTGTTGACCGCAATGACCGGAATCTGCACCGCTTTTTTAATGGTAGCGGCTAAATCGATCTTCCAGCCCTCCGGCAAGCTGTACGGTTCAATGATGGTTATACCGCTCTCATAGGTACCGCAGCTGATGTTGAGGGCATTCACGCCGAGTTTTTCCAATGCTTGCGCAATTTTGACCACATCCGGCAGATGGTTGCCGTCTTCCACGTATTCATCTGCACTGAGTCGTACACTGATCGGGAATCCGGGACAAACGGCTTTAATTCCGAGAATGATTTCCGTAATGAAACGCATACGATTCTCGAAGCTGCCGCCATATTCATCCGTACGCTTGTTCGTGTGCGGACTCAAAAACTGATTCAATAAATAGCCGTGAGCGGCATGTAATTCTACCCCGTCTGCGCCTGCCATCTGTGCAAATTTAGCAGCTGTAACAAACTTTTTAATCAGCGCTTTACATTCATCGAGGGTCAGTGCGCGCGGATTTCCTTGGGTGACCGTGCAGGGAATTGCACTGGGCGCCACGACATCCCGGCCGTCCATCAGGTACGACTTCGTCTGGCGACCCGGATGGTGAAGCTGAACAAATACTTTCGAGCCATGTTTGTGAACGGCTTCCACCAAGTTTTCCAAGCCGTACACATGATGCAACTTCGTCAATGCCATCTGGTTCGGCATCCCGACGCCATGCTCATCGTCCACTCGGCAAATTTCCGTGATGATCAGCCCGCAACCGCCTCGTGCCCGTTCTTCATAGTAACGGATTATTTTTTCACCGGCATCACCGTTCTCCTCGGCAAAACCCGTGCCCATTGCCGGCAACACAATGCGGTTGCGCAGGTGAACATTTCCGATTTTCCCCGGTTGAAAAAGCAATTTATTTTCCATAAAATTCTCCTTTCCTTTCACTATTTTAGACAACCTATGCTTTCATGTAATGATTCTTTACCAATTTTAAAATATACAGACACACGAGATTGAAAATACCGCCTGCGAGGAGGAAGATGAGAAGAAAGCGCGGAAAATCCGTCATAAACGCCTCACTGTTCGCGGCACACACGGTCAAATATAAAAAACCGACATTGTTGAGGAAAACCGGCGCTTTCGGGTGCAGATAAATCAGGATGAAAACGCCAAGGCCCAAACCCAAGAGAAAAGCCGGCATCATTCCGAGCACCGGGGTCATTTTTGCAATCCCCAAGCTGATAACATAGGTGAGCACCATGCCCACCAAGCCCCCGCACATGACTGACTTGAACTTATACACCATATCATCGCCCGGCATAGTAAACATCATGATATTTCCCATAAAGATAAGATAGCTATAGGGAATTTGAGCGAGCAAAACGATGACATTGGCCACAATAATCCATAAAAACAAGGCGAGTCGAAACGTGTTCCCCATTTTTTTCATTTTAATATCTTCGGTCATAGCGGCCACCCTATTGTACGTCAGAGTAATCGATGGGTCTTGCCATATCGGCTTCAAATTCTCCTTGCTTGCGAATCAGACCGTCATATTGATCATGTGTCAGGATATAGAACTGTTCCTTACCCAATGCTTCGAATACCTTGGGCATGACTTCGTCAAGTTCTTTTCCGGTTTCAATAACCTGTTTATTAAATGCAGAATACGTCTGGTAGGTTTTGCTTTGATACCAGGCTTCATCCTCCATTTTGAAACGTTCCGGCCGATGTTTATCCGCTTCATACATATTCGTCTGCACAAAGCCCGGGCAGAAGACCGCAATGTCAATGTCCGCTTCGATTTTTTTCAGCCATTTGTAGACCGCTTCCGAAAGAGCGACGGCCGCATGTTTGGTTGAAAAATAGAGCGGTGCGGAGTGCGAAGTGATAATACCTGCGATGGAACAAACATTTAAGATTTGCCCATGGGACTTTTGTTCCAACATCTGCGGGATAAAACGCTTCATCATGTAGACATGCGAATAATAGTTGACTTCGGTAACCCAGTGTAAGTCTTTTTCTGTAAACTGGTTAATTTCTCCCAGAGCGGAAACGCCAGCGTTGTTGACTAGAATATCGCAGCGTCCATATTCATCCATCGCCGTTGAAAAGATCTTGTCACATTCCTCCGGCAAACTGACATCCGCCTGCAGGGCGACCGCCTGACCACCTTTTGAAGTAATTTCCGAAGCGACTGCTTTTACATCGTTTTCTTCAATGTCGACGAGGAAAAGTTTGGCCCCTCTCTCCGCCATGCCCAAAGCCAGCGCTTTGCCAATACCGTTTCCGGCTCCCGTAATTACTGCCACTTTCGAATTGTAGTCTTTGATCATACCTTTCTCCTTTTCTATTTTTCTCCAAACAAATGCACTTGCATTATTATTGTAGTGCAAACGTTTAAATTAAGGTATGTTCCGCCCATATCGACTTCTGCACAGAAATTGTACTTCGAGCACAATGCAAATTCAATCCGCCGGCGGGATCGTCATAAGGTAATTGGCATAAAATGATTTTGTATCTACCCCTGCAGCTGATAATTCATTGTTATACACCGCCTCTTTCTCTTCGATTTCCTGGACTCGCTTCTGAAAAAAACGATAGAGCTTAAAAGAAATATTGAGCCTTGTGCACAACTGTTCATCCTGTAAATCGATCCCCATGGCCTCTTCTATTTTTTTGAGCCTTGCATAGACGGTATTGCGATGAATATAAAGATGTTCGGCTGTTTTTTGCAAGCTTTTATTTTCCGCCAAATAAATGCGCAGCGTCTCACAATCTTCCTGTGACAAAGTTTCTTCAGTTTCAAATTGACGGATGATCGGATGCTTATATTCATTCAAACCGTCCAACGGATGAATCATAAAAAGCCCTTTGAAAAAATGCAGATCCGCATAGCGATAAATCGGCGACTCCGTCAAATAGGGGCCGAGCAACATCGCCTGTTTGCACTCCTCATGAGCATAAAAAATGCGTTCATAGCTGTTGCAGGGACGACTGACGGCACATTTAAAGTCATAGGTAAGCAATAGAGCTTCCAGGGCATCTATTTTTTCCAACTCCTTCTCATCTAAAAAAGTAAGCAGATGATTCTGGTAGTAAAGAAATATAACGCGCGAAAAGATGCCTTTTATTTTCTTCATAAAATGAATGGCGTCTTTTGCACCCGGATCAGCCTCGCTTCGG
This genomic window contains:
- a CDS encoding NAD(P)/FAD-dependent oxidoreductase, translating into MENKLLFQPGKIGNVHLRNRIVLPAMGTGFAEENGDAGEKIIRYYEERARGGCGLIITEICRVDDEHGVGMPNQMALTKLHHVYGLENLVEAVHKHGSKVFVQLHHPGRQTKSYLMDGRDVVAPSAIPCTVTQGNPRALTLDECKALIKKFVTAAKFAQMAGADGVELHAAHGYLLNQFLSPHTNKRTDEYGGSFENRMRFITEIILGIKAVCPGFPISVRLSADEYVEDGNHLPDVVKIAQALEKLGVNALNISCGTYESGITIIEPYSLPEGWKIDLAATIKKAVQIPVIAVNNIKRPSVAEKMLEAGACDFIALARAQLVDPEFGNKAYQDQDDEICKCIGCLYCFKEVNALHRLKCALNPRLGREDIYTDLNPCGEGRKVVVIGGGPAGMQAAITLSDRGFAVKLYEKRDSLGGALSMASMANKKDLIKEYRDYLIRQVEKRDIEVVLGEEAEIDAIRRENPYAVFLTNGGKPFVFRVPGLEDMDHVVWDKVLREGLKPENKKIVVIGGGVTGLEVAELLSDADLHNTVTVVEMKEAVADSVYPSIKYHLVKTLTENKVEILVKKKLVSVNKGQVAVEDTDSGEKETLDCDLLVMATGVQAQADLADEYHKHFQRVFACGDVNHAGSILEATSQAYEAAMALI
- a CDS encoding SDR family NAD(P)-dependent oxidoreductase, coding for MIKDYNSKVAVITGAGNGIGKALALGMAERGAKLFLVDIEENDVKAVASEITSKGGQAVALQADVSLPEECDKIFSTAMDEYGRCDILVNNAGVSALGEINQFTEKDLHWVTEVNYYSHVYMMKRFIPQMLEQKSHGQILNVCSIAGIITSHSAPLYFSTKHAAVALSEAVYKWLKKIEADIDIAVFCPGFVQTNMYEADKHRPERFKMEDEAWYQSKTYQTYSAFNKQVIETGKELDEVMPKVFEALGKEQFYILTHDQYDGLIRKQGEFEADMARPIDYSDVQ
- a CDS encoding CdaR family transcriptional regulator — encoded protein: MQTLEKILFQALLNQAPLEELLKDAAAFLGNPLILFDTFYCIVASSPKEDILDPEWRKAVENSVCSPEFISELPNIRYLHNAEDNSDCYEVACRHSPYRKLVAPIRIEGESGISIITIACKKPFSADIHQQMILLSKSLSVFFQKKEARTEMPITDEALYFTRLNEQNMAPDHIKRRFEKLNYSLAKDCDNYVLLFNLQESGKCRSEADPGAKDAIHFMKKIKGIFSRVIFLYYQNHLLTFLDEKELEKIDALEALLLTYDFKCAVSRPCNSYERIFYAHEECKQAMLLGPYLTESPIYRYADLHFFKGLFMIHPLDGLNEYKHPIIRQFETEETLSQEDCETLRIYLAENKSLQKTAEHLYIHRNTVYARLKKIEEAMGIDLQDEQLCTRLNISFKLYRFFQKRVQEIEEKEAVYNNELSAAGVDTKSFYANYLMTIPPAD